A genomic stretch from Maridesulfovibrio zosterae DSM 11974 includes:
- a CDS encoding bacteriophage T4 gp5 trimerisation domain-containing protein, producing VYNANQTVPYTLPDNATRTVIKTNSSKDAQGSNELRFEDKAGEEEVFIHAQKDMNTTIENERTTTIKKADDTLTLEKGNRSLDIQKGTETHHVKGTRSVTVEDAETRTNKADYTATVDGDYNLTVKGAMTLKVTGDITISSDGNVTIKAGQNVTVKGGQDLNTEAGMSATHKASTSITVQGLSFSVKGDASGEVDGGGALTVKGGMVSIN from the coding sequence CGGTTTATAATGCAAACCAGACTGTACCTTACACTCTACCGGATAACGCCACACGTACAGTTATTAAAACCAATTCCAGCAAGGATGCGCAAGGTTCTAATGAGCTGCGTTTTGAGGATAAGGCCGGTGAGGAGGAAGTGTTCATTCATGCGCAAAAGGATATGAATACTACCATTGAAAACGAACGTACTACTACCATCAAAAAAGCTGACGATACCCTGACGCTGGAAAAGGGCAACCGTTCTCTGGACATCCAGAAAGGAACTGAAACCCATCATGTAAAAGGTACACGCAGTGTTACGGTGGAAGATGCTGAAACGCGAACCAACAAAGCTGACTACACAGCAACTGTTGATGGTGACTACAATCTCACTGTTAAGGGAGCCATGACCTTGAAAGTAACTGGCGACATCACCATCTCATCTGACGGCAATGTTACCATAAAAGCAGGGCAGAATGTGACGGTGAAAGGGGGGCAGGACCTGAATACTGAAGCCGGTATGAGCGCAACACATAAGGCCTCTACATCCATCACAGTACAAGGGCTCAGTTTTTCAGTTAAAGGAGATGCTTCGGGCGAGGTTGACGGAGGAGGTGCACTGACAGTTAAAGGCGGTATGGTCAGTATAAATTAG
- a CDS encoding toxin-antitoxin system YwqK family antitoxin → MNEDNDYVQRDDQGNILFRVPLKDGKPHGTGHMFNSEGRIVQQMEYQHGVVEGEVRRFDEDGHLVQVSNMQNGKLNGELRTFEHQRPHILMNYVNNEPNGIMQVWHPNGQLAAKTTLLHGKQEGESLVYGEQGELMQRLNYQNGMLHGSAEQLFSSGTIREKTHWVEGLKHGESLTFSESGELERQVQYEKGNVLSQKLIDELSTKKKSWHQAIFGGK, encoded by the coding sequence ATGAATGAGGATAATGATTACGTACAGCGTGACGATCAGGGAAATATCCTGTTCAGGGTTCCTTTGAAAGATGGCAAGCCGCACGGGACAGGACATATGTTCAATTCCGAGGGGCGTATAGTGCAACAGATGGAATATCAACATGGCGTAGTAGAAGGAGAAGTGCGGCGGTTTGATGAGGATGGGCATCTTGTGCAGGTTTCGAATATGCAAAATGGAAAGCTCAATGGCGAACTTCGTACTTTTGAACACCAGCGGCCTCATATTCTTATGAACTATGTAAATAACGAGCCAAATGGTATCATGCAGGTATGGCATCCTAATGGACAGTTGGCGGCGAAAACGACCCTTCTGCATGGAAAGCAAGAAGGAGAATCACTTGTTTACGGGGAGCAGGGTGAACTGATGCAACGGTTGAACTATCAGAATGGAATGTTGCATGGATCAGCTGAACAACTTTTTTCTTCCGGTACAATACGTGAAAAAACACATTGGGTAGAAGGGTTGAAACATGGCGAGTCTTTAACTTTTTCGGAATCCGGAGAACTGGAAAGGCAAGTACAGTACGAGAAAGGAAACGTTCTGTCACAAAAGCTTATTGACGAACTTTCGACCAAGAAGAAATCCTGGCATCAGGCAATCTTCGGGGGCAAGTAG
- a CDS encoding DUF4280 domain-containing protein, with protein MSQLVVSGAMLQCSFGVAPCSLVVMPMNRVMCSTPAANIMDYIPMVNVPGFAMCTSLANPTVASATAAALGVLTPMPCIPSLVAPWITGSPTVLLGKMPALNNSSTLMCMWAGSISIVSAGQFTTTVP; from the coding sequence ATGTCACAACTGGTTGTTTCAGGGGCTATGCTCCAGTGTTCATTCGGAGTCGCGCCATGCTCCTTGGTGGTCATGCCTATGAACAGAGTTATGTGTTCTACTCCGGCGGCAAATATCATGGATTATATTCCTATGGTGAATGTGCCGGGATTTGCTATGTGTACTTCGCTGGCCAATCCCACAGTTGCTTCCGCCACGGCTGCGGCCTTAGGCGTACTGACTCCGATGCCCTGCATCCCGAGTCTCGTTGCTCCGTGGATTACCGGTTCGCCAACGGTTCTACTCGGGAAAATGCCTGCTTTGAATAACAGTTCAACCCTTATGTGTATGTGGGCGGGTAGTATATCAATCGTCAGTGCCGGACAGTTTACTACAACCGTTCCATAG
- a CDS encoding SPOR domain-containing protein, with protein sequence MVKTKMKVLLYVAITGFILSLLGAVLFAGMLISENMGSASNATKSQVKGQVASPPQYIVNSTALPAIVYPRRKTSNTVATNGSSVTNSNVLTLQVGSYLSLNSAEKEAARVAGLGFKAEVHIQEKSPPVYVVWTGNFTDMATASAEAKRLQQQGKIAASIVPIDKAALVPGKAGIPLWLAQVGSFLTQRSAGTEVAKLKNEGIKASVVPLYDKKSRLWYAVILGTFPDKAKAKEACAAFKGKVNGECIVYPIDKGIFEGRMGGKESMNES encoded by the coding sequence ATGGTTAAGACCAAAATGAAAGTTCTTCTTTATGTAGCCATAACAGGGTTTATTTTATCTCTGCTCGGAGCTGTTTTGTTTGCAGGAATGCTTATATCCGAAAATATGGGGTCTGCTTCGAATGCAACTAAATCTCAAGTGAAGGGGCAGGTTGCATCACCACCACAGTACATAGTCAACTCCACAGCATTGCCTGCCATTGTCTATCCAAGAAGAAAGACCAGTAACACCGTCGCAACAAACGGTTCCTCAGTAACAAATTCTAATGTATTGACCTTGCAGGTTGGATCATATCTCAGCCTGAATTCTGCAGAAAAAGAGGCTGCACGAGTAGCCGGACTGGGATTTAAAGCGGAAGTACATATTCAGGAAAAATCTCCGCCAGTCTATGTTGTGTGGACTGGAAATTTTACAGATATGGCAACAGCCAGTGCCGAGGCAAAACGTCTTCAACAGCAGGGTAAAATAGCAGCCTCAATTGTGCCGATTGATAAAGCGGCTCTTGTTCCGGGAAAAGCAGGAATTCCACTTTGGCTGGCGCAGGTTGGGTCATTTCTCACCCAGCGATCCGCTGGAACTGAGGTTGCCAAACTGAAAAATGAGGGAATAAAGGCAAGTGTGGTTCCTCTTTATGATAAGAAAAGCAGGCTATGGTATGCAGTTATTCTTGGAACTTTTCCCGATAAAGCTAAAGCAAAAGAGGCATGTGCCGCATTTAAAGGGAAGGTAAATGGGGAATGTATTGTTTATCCTATTGATAAAGGGATATTTGAGGGACGTATGGGGGGGAAGGAGTCCATGAATGAGAGCTAG
- a CDS encoding tetratricopeptide repeat protein, with product MFDSIDQARAYNQKAQYNSAIKSLDHFIDSDANEYEKASAFLLRGKTYINLKEYRYAYRDLQVAWKLSCHIYQNENNSTPTEMNDYDPAKACIEQIPILIDNLKPFISEFGAIMSTQEASALVKIIFPEISR from the coding sequence ATGTTTGACTCAATTGATCAAGCCCGCGCGTACAATCAGAAAGCCCAGTATAACAGCGCCATAAAAAGCCTGGACCACTTCATTGATTCTGATGCAAATGAATATGAAAAAGCGTCGGCATTTCTTCTTAGAGGCAAGACATATATAAATCTGAAAGAATATCGATATGCATACAGAGATCTACAGGTAGCCTGGAAATTATCCTGTCATATTTATCAAAACGAAAATAATTCCACCCCAACAGAAATGAACGACTATGATCCAGCCAAAGCATGCATAGAACAAATCCCTATACTAATTGATAACCTGAAACCATTTATAAGTGAATTTGGTGCTATCATGTCTACTCAAGAGGCTTCAGCATTAGTTAAAATTATTTTTCCCGAAATATCCAGATAA
- a CDS encoding PilZ domain-containing protein codes for MSGTDLIPVIAFTDNKLPFQNIDIAADLDIKFCTSLDHFFEEILSGDFSGVILEMRKVMQTPANDRNKVFSLAANKPVMRIKIKAGKVGFIDDLAEFKTNCIEKKKGQIRRFDRANVNIQVKLSHEYDHAMAQPISATIINISESGCFFRTETDFSNQKFINIKFDTLEDKLPVYAAIRWKTTPKNNFIGYGVQFVSIKENQKHDILEKYINPQLAADNLV; via the coding sequence ATGTCAGGCACTGACCTAATTCCGGTTATAGCTTTTACTGACAACAAATTGCCATTTCAAAATATTGATATCGCTGCCGATCTCGATATTAAATTCTGCACAAGTCTGGATCATTTTTTTGAGGAAATTCTAAGCGGAGATTTTTCAGGAGTGATTCTTGAAATGCGCAAAGTAATGCAAACTCCTGCCAATGATAGGAACAAAGTATTTTCACTTGCTGCAAATAAGCCTGTTATGCGTATCAAAATAAAAGCAGGAAAAGTTGGTTTTATCGATGATTTGGCCGAATTCAAAACAAACTGCATAGAAAAAAAGAAAGGACAGATAAGACGGTTTGACCGCGCAAACGTCAATATACAAGTAAAATTGAGTCATGAATATGATCATGCAATGGCTCAACCTATTTCCGCAACAATAATCAATATTTCAGAATCAGGGTGTTTTTTTAGAACTGAAACAGATTTTTCAAATCAAAAATTCATTAACATTAAATTTGATACACTAGAGGATAAGCTGCCTGTATATGCTGCTATTCGCTGGAAAACGACACCTAAGAATAATTTCATTGGCTATGGAGTTCAATTTGTGAGCATAAAAGAAAATCAAAAACATGATATTTTAGAAAAATATATTAACCCACAATTGGCAGCAGATAATTTAGTTTAG
- a CDS encoding DEAD/DEAH box helicase, with amino-acid sequence MSQNEEAVVKSILKSFITGTVPEYILDSSRSIVAAEGVQRLDLKKRERYWDVDASIQGDDFQNYSSELGLNLAEESINFYCNCPESFSGVCKHVGAVALKLLQTLDSEVEKAETQKLADWRQNFRSFFSTELEPESGKHYIIYRMFPEPERLQVAFFRARQNKSGLSQVQNEIDLEQIIEKPEWSETSPNLPLVAEQIGHFLDYRGHRVDIPAGLHAWFFTAIKDEYYLFLRDTDIPIRIESRTMQLKLSPELSEEGLRFDILLSDEGKPPFSIMDDEEVFFYGRLPLWVYWKQGFYPVQTTLAPKLVQEMHIQDPIIPPADIPEFLDRVWTQIPVSDLHDHEEFLEKMQPFFVPASFNPKLYLNEEGSLLTIRIDNIYETEHGEIPMGDPNPDLQTGSYREGEKSYLVRRAQDEEAQLFSELRDMGFQPRNNSIWFMEQEAAITFLLDFYPQLVEAYRIYGEKNLTRYKVRLTSPQIIAEVETDDDNKWFNLDINVEYDDQRVPIEKIWEAWSQGKRYVQLKDGSYTSLPESWLKKLSHKLKALGYDPEQPPRQQYEQYETPVLDKIIEDLPDAKTDEHFVKLREKIHNFDEIKMIDQPRGLDATLRPYQVQGLSYLNFLRDYRFGGILADEMGLGKTIQTLSFILSLHERGITGPNLIIVPTSVLPNWEREAQKFCPQLPLLTIYGSRREELFKKITSSTIVITTYALLRRDLEELLKHEYVSVILDEAQNIKNPNTITAKSVRKLKSDMRLCLSGTPIENNLFELWSLFEFLMPGFLSSQHAFQRGIVKPIKDGDEETLNYLRTRVKPFILRRTKSEVAKDLPPKIETVHYCELIEEQRELYTALAKRLKDQVLRDVDEKGMAKSQMSILDALLKLRQICCHPRLLKLDMPGLSTNLPSGKFDAFKDLIFDIVEGGHKVLVFSQFVQMLHVIRSWLTIKDIPFTYLDGSSKDRFEQVDKFNDSPDIPIFLISLKAGGTGLNLTSADYVIHYDPWWNPAVENQATDRTHRIGQKRQVFAYKMICQNTVEEKILKLQEMKKSVADAIIPGQSALKSLTRDDLEMLFEI; translated from the coding sequence ATGTCACAAAACGAAGAAGCTGTAGTTAAATCAATTCTCAAATCATTTATTACAGGAACCGTACCGGAATACATTCTGGACAGCTCCCGATCTATTGTTGCAGCTGAAGGTGTGCAACGTCTTGATTTGAAGAAACGTGAAAGATACTGGGATGTAGATGCATCAATTCAAGGTGATGATTTTCAAAACTACTCCTCAGAATTAGGACTTAATCTGGCAGAAGAAAGCATAAACTTCTATTGCAACTGCCCGGAATCTTTTTCCGGCGTATGTAAGCATGTAGGAGCAGTTGCGCTTAAACTTCTGCAAACTCTTGATTCTGAAGTTGAAAAGGCTGAAACACAGAAACTTGCTGACTGGCGTCAGAATTTTCGTTCATTCTTTTCCACAGAACTTGAACCGGAATCAGGCAAGCACTATATAATCTACCGTATGTTTCCAGAACCGGAAAGATTGCAGGTAGCTTTTTTCAGGGCCAGACAAAATAAATCCGGCCTTTCTCAAGTGCAAAATGAAATTGACCTTGAACAAATTATTGAAAAACCTGAATGGAGTGAAACCTCTCCTAACCTGCCATTAGTGGCCGAACAGATAGGACACTTTCTGGACTACAGAGGGCATCGGGTAGACATACCGGCAGGCCTTCATGCGTGGTTTTTCACCGCAATAAAAGATGAATACTACCTGTTTTTAAGAGATACCGATATTCCTATACGCATTGAAAGCAGGACTATGCAGCTCAAACTTTCTCCTGAACTTTCAGAAGAAGGTCTCCGCTTTGATATACTATTGTCTGATGAAGGAAAACCACCCTTCTCCATTATGGACGATGAAGAGGTTTTCTTTTACGGCAGACTGCCTCTTTGGGTATATTGGAAACAGGGCTTTTACCCGGTACAAACAACTCTTGCCCCTAAATTGGTGCAGGAGATGCACATACAGGATCCAATTATCCCTCCGGCAGATATTCCAGAATTTCTTGATCGGGTGTGGACACAGATACCTGTTTCCGACCTGCATGATCACGAAGAATTTCTTGAAAAAATGCAACCGTTCTTTGTTCCAGCATCTTTCAATCCGAAGCTGTACTTGAATGAAGAAGGCTCACTGCTGACAATCAGAATCGATAATATCTACGAGACTGAACACGGCGAAATACCAATGGGTGATCCTAATCCAGACCTGCAGACAGGAAGCTATAGGGAAGGTGAAAAATCATACCTTGTACGCCGCGCACAGGATGAAGAGGCTCAGCTTTTCTCTGAGCTACGCGATATGGGATTTCAGCCACGTAACAACTCCATCTGGTTCATGGAACAGGAAGCAGCTATCACCTTCCTGCTTGATTTTTATCCTCAGCTTGTTGAGGCCTACAGAATCTATGGCGAAAAGAATCTGACCCGTTATAAAGTCAGACTGACTTCTCCGCAGATTATCGCTGAAGTTGAGACCGATGATGATAATAAATGGTTTAATCTCGATATTAATGTTGAGTATGATGACCAGCGTGTTCCCATTGAGAAAATATGGGAGGCATGGAGTCAAGGCAAACGCTATGTTCAGCTCAAAGACGGTTCATATACAAGTCTGCCAGAGTCATGGCTAAAGAAACTCAGTCACAAGCTTAAAGCGCTTGGATATGACCCTGAGCAACCTCCTAGACAGCAATACGAACAGTACGAGACACCCGTTCTGGATAAAATTATTGAAGACTTGCCGGATGCTAAAACTGATGAGCACTTTGTAAAGCTCAGAGAAAAAATCCACAACTTCGATGAAATTAAGATGATTGATCAGCCTAGAGGGCTGGATGCGACTTTACGTCCTTATCAGGTACAGGGACTTAGTTACCTCAATTTCCTGCGAGACTATCGCTTTGGTGGTATTCTGGCTGATGAAATGGGACTGGGTAAAACAATTCAGACCTTGTCTTTCATTCTGTCGCTGCACGAAAGGGGTATTACCGGACCTAACTTGATTATAGTGCCTACCTCAGTTCTTCCGAACTGGGAACGTGAGGCACAAAAGTTCTGCCCGCAACTTCCTTTGCTGACCATTTACGGTTCCAGACGTGAAGAATTATTTAAAAAAATAACCAGTTCTACAATTGTTATTACAACATATGCACTGCTGCGTCGTGATTTGGAAGAACTCCTGAAACATGAATATGTATCTGTGATTCTGGATGAGGCGCAGAATATCAAGAATCCTAATACCATCACTGCAAAGTCTGTACGTAAGCTGAAATCAGATATGAGACTATGTCTCTCCGGTACTCCCATCGAGAATAACCTTTTTGAACTATGGTCACTTTTTGAGTTCCTCATGCCCGGCTTCCTAAGCTCGCAGCATGCTTTTCAAAGAGGAATTGTCAAACCGATCAAAGATGGTGATGAGGAAACTTTAAATTACCTGCGTACAAGGGTTAAACCATTTATCCTGCGCCGCACCAAATCTGAGGTTGCTAAAGATCTGCCTCCCAAAATCGAAACAGTTCATTATTGCGAACTTATCGAAGAGCAGCGGGAACTTTATACAGCACTCGCTAAACGTCTTAAAGATCAAGTTCTTAGAGATGTTGACGAGAAAGGTATGGCCAAAAGCCAGATGTCTATCCTTGATGCACTTCTCAAGCTTAGACAGATCTGTTGTCATCCAAGACTACTCAAATTGGATATGCCGGGTTTATCAACCAATCTGCCATCCGGTAAATTTGATGCATTTAAAGACCTTATCTTTGATATTGTAGAAGGCGGCCATAAGGTGCTGGTATTCTCACAGTTCGTTCAGATGCTGCACGTCATCCGTTCCTGGCTGACCATTAAAGATATTCCTTTCACCTATCTTGACGGATCCAGTAAAGACCGTTTCGAACAGGTGGACAAATTCAATGACAGCCCGGATATTCCCATCTTCCTTATTTCTCTTAAGGCTGGAGGAACCGGACTTAATCTTACTTCGGCAGACTATGTTATTCACTACGATCCTTGGTGGAACCCTGCTGTTGAAAATCAGGCAACAGACCGAACTCACCGTATAGGTCAAAAACGTCAGGTTTTTGCATACAAGATGATCTGTCAGAACACTGTTGAGGAAAAGATACTCAAGCTTCAGGAAATGAAGAAGAGCGTTGCTGATGCAATTATTCCCGGGCAGTCAGCACTCAAATCACTTACTCGTGATGATCTTGAAATGTTGTTTGAAATTTAA
- a CDS encoding peptide-binding protein, with the protein MNRSAIILIFIGCIAILSACSQDTAPKTSKASNTASVSAEKYGSKPVNGGRMTEPSIGEPMCLIPALSSDSASHTVASKLFVSLLKYNKDIELVPDAAESFEVLDGGKLFKFKIRENIRWSDGEPLTAEDVEFTYKLMIDPATPTAYSGDFKNVKDFKVTGKYSFEVRYDKVFARSLITWAMDILPKHILENEDLNTTKYRRAPVGAGPYKLKEWIPGRRVILEANDDYFEGRPYIDEIVYRIIPDLSTQFMELKSGNLDSMGLTPQQYLFQTKGVNWEKDFQKFKYLSFSYAYLAFNMESKFFKDKRVRQAINYAVDKNEIVKGVLLGLGYPALGPYKPGTWVYNDKLKPFGFKPEKARELLKAAGWTDSDGDGIIDRDGEPFSFTIITNQGNSLRIKAATIIQNRLKGIGIDVKIRTVEWAAFIKEFIDKGRFDATILGWNILQDPDIYSAWHSSNAVPGGLNFIKYKNAELDELLEKGRTTLKQEERKRIYDRVQEILQEEQPYCFLYVPMALPIYSSRIRGLKVEPAGLGYNANSWWIPASLQKKPSLQQ; encoded by the coding sequence ATGAATCGATCAGCGATTATCTTAATATTTATAGGCTGTATTGCTATTCTATCTGCTTGTAGTCAGGATACGGCTCCAAAGACCAGTAAGGCTTCTAACACTGCTTCAGTCTCGGCCGAAAAATATGGTTCAAAACCTGTAAACGGCGGTAGGATGACTGAGCCTTCAATCGGTGAGCCCATGTGTCTGATTCCGGCTCTTTCATCTGATTCTGCAAGCCATACTGTTGCAAGTAAACTATTTGTTTCACTTCTTAAATATAACAAAGATATCGAACTTGTTCCTGATGCTGCAGAATCTTTTGAGGTGCTGGATGGCGGTAAGCTTTTTAAATTTAAAATTCGCGAAAATATCAGATGGTCTGACGGTGAACCGCTTACTGCTGAAGATGTTGAATTTACTTATAAGCTTATGATCGATCCGGCAACCCCTACAGCTTACTCTGGAGATTTTAAAAATGTCAAAGATTTTAAAGTGACAGGGAAATACAGCTTTGAAGTCCGATACGATAAAGTTTTTGCCAGATCACTGATAACTTGGGCCATGGATATTCTTCCTAAACACATTTTAGAAAATGAAGATCTTAATACTACAAAATACAGACGTGCTCCTGTTGGAGCTGGACCTTATAAGCTCAAAGAGTGGATTCCCGGGCGTAGGGTGATTCTTGAAGCCAATGATGATTATTTCGAAGGTCGTCCTTACATTGATGAGATTGTCTACAGGATTATTCCTGATCTTTCTACACAATTTATGGAACTCAAAAGCGGAAATCTTGACAGTATGGGATTAACACCTCAACAATATTTATTTCAGACTAAAGGTGTTAATTGGGAAAAAGATTTTCAGAAATTCAAGTATCTTTCGTTTTCGTATGCATATCTTGCTTTTAATATGGAAAGTAAATTTTTTAAGGATAAGCGGGTAAGGCAGGCCATTAACTATGCTGTAGATAAAAACGAGATAGTTAAAGGTGTTTTGCTGGGGCTCGGATATCCTGCTCTTGGACCTTATAAGCCGGGAACATGGGTTTATAATGATAAGTTAAAACCGTTTGGTTTTAAGCCGGAGAAAGCCAGAGAGCTATTGAAAGCGGCCGGATGGACCGATTCTGACGGTGACGGAATTATTGACCGTGACGGTGAACCTTTTTCTTTTACAATTATAACAAATCAGGGAAATTCCTTGCGTATTAAGGCGGCAACAATTATTCAGAATCGTCTTAAGGGGATCGGAATTGATGTGAAGATAAGGACAGTAGAGTGGGCAGCTTTTATCAAGGAGTTTATCGATAAAGGTCGTTTTGATGCCACTATACTTGGTTGGAACATCCTTCAGGACCCTGATATATATTCAGCATGGCATTCTTCCAATGCAGTCCCCGGTGGACTTAACTTTATAAAGTATAAGAATGCAGAACTTGATGAATTACTTGAAAAAGGGCGTACCACTTTGAAGCAGGAAGAACGGAAGAGAATTTATGACCGTGTCCAGGAAATTCTGCAAGAAGAACAGCCATACTGTTTTCTCTATGTGCCGATGGCCTTACCTATCTACAGTAGTAGAATTAGAGGTTTGAAAGTCGAGCCTGCGGGACTCGGGTACAATGCAAATAGCTGGTGGATTCCAGCATCATTACAGAAGAAGCCTAGCTTACAGCAATAA
- a CDS encoding RelA/SpoT family protein — MIRINEITDAVSSYIDDPDLALIQRAYVFSARAHEGQVRLSGEPYLSHPLHVAKVLADMRLDEPTVAAGLLHDTVEDTDTTIDEIADLFGEEVADIVDGVTKISMMDFESKAIAKAENIRKMILAMAEDIRVLMVKLADRLHNMRTLGYQKNFKQLLIAQETLDIYSPLANRLGLYMVKRDLEDLCLFYLQPDKYNAITDGLERQHTLGKEYVDKVIDLLTGILKDNELKGNIYGRTKHKYSIHKKMQRQGLNLDEVHDIIAFRVIVDSVKDCYAVLGLVHSMWMPVSGRFKDYISIPKANMYQSLHTTVIGPEGERIEIQIRTDEMQQVAEYGVAAHWQYKETGLSESKQNRDAERFSWLRQIMDWQRELEDPREFMASLRFDLFNEEVYVFTPAGEIKELPDGATPVDFAYSIHTEVGNHCTGAKVNGRLVPLTTSLKNGDTIEVFTDKNRKPSRDWLKFVKTAKARTRIKHYIRTEERTSSINLAKEMLEKEGRRMNLNVPKAMKDGYFVMLADEFSMGSVDDLLSNIGYSRITPKKVLHRLYAVINEIEGIEEEPKQHHHEDEEDKNKGAANSIDIEGVDNVLVRFAGCCTPLPGEPIIGYISRGRGVVIHASTCPNIKSLEEERLLSVSWSGGQEEESHPTQIRIRCKNHKGMLAEISTVLTDMDVNIDSGTFKSDVDGSSVLEFTVEVRDLGHLHRSLNKVKVIDGVFEAIRVS; from the coding sequence ATGATACGAATTAACGAAATTACTGACGCTGTCAGTTCTTATATTGATGATCCTGATCTGGCTCTGATCCAGCGGGCTTATGTATTTTCAGCCCGGGCCCATGAAGGTCAGGTTCGTCTTTCAGGTGAACCATATCTTTCACATCCGCTGCATGTTGCTAAAGTTTTAGCTGACATGCGTCTTGATGAGCCTACTGTTGCGGCTGGTCTGCTGCATGATACCGTGGAGGATACTGACACTACTATTGACGAAATTGCGGACCTCTTTGGTGAAGAGGTTGCTGATATTGTTGATGGAGTAACCAAGATCAGCATGATGGATTTTGAATCCAAGGCCATCGCAAAAGCTGAGAATATCCGCAAAATGATTCTTGCAATGGCTGAAGATATTCGCGTGCTGATGGTTAAGCTTGCTGACCGCCTGCATAACATGCGTACTCTCGGTTATCAAAAGAATTTCAAGCAGTTGCTGATTGCTCAGGAGACTCTTGATATATATTCCCCGCTTGCTAACAGGCTGGGGCTGTACATGGTCAAGCGTGACCTTGAAGATCTTTGTCTGTTTTATCTTCAGCCGGATAAATATAATGCTATTACAGACGGGCTTGAGCGTCAGCATACTTTGGGCAAAGAATATGTGGATAAAGTTATTGATCTGCTGACCGGTATCCTCAAAGACAATGAGCTTAAAGGAAATATCTACGGTCGTACAAAGCACAAATACAGCATTCATAAAAAGATGCAGCGTCAGGGGCTTAATCTTGATGAAGTACATGATATTATTGCCTTCAGAGTCATAGTTGACTCTGTAAAGGATTGTTATGCGGTGCTCGGTTTAGTCCATTCCATGTGGATGCCGGTATCAGGACGTTTCAAGGATTATATTTCCATTCCTAAAGCCAATATGTATCAGAGTCTGCATACAACTGTTATTGGCCCTGAAGGTGAGCGTATTGAGATTCAGATACGTACTGACGAAATGCAGCAGGTTGCGGAATACGGGGTTGCAGCTCACTGGCAGTATAAGGAGACAGGGCTTAGTGAGTCAAAACAGAACAGGGATGCAGAACGTTTTTCATGGCTGCGCCAGATCATGGACTGGCAGCGTGAACTTGAAGACCCTCGTGAATTTATGGCTTCGTTGCGATTCGATCTTTTTAATGAGGAGGTCTATGTATTTACCCCTGCAGGAGAGATCAAAGAACTCCCTGACGGAGCCACTCCTGTTGATTTCGCTTACTCAATTCATACTGAGGTAGGTAACCACTGTACCGGAGCCAAGGTTAACGGACGTCTGGTTCCTCTGACAACCTCTCTTAAAAATGGTGATACAATTGAAGTTTTCACCGATAAGAACCGCAAGCCCAGCAGGGACTGGCTTAAGTTTGTCAAAACTGCGAAAGCGCGTACCCGTATTAAGCACTATATCCGTACAGAAGAGAGGACCAGTTCAATCAATCTGGCGAAGGAAATGCTTGAGAAAGAAGGTCGCCGGATGAATCTGAATGTACCCAAGGCCATGAAAGACGGTTATTTTGTCATGCTGGCCGATGAGTTCTCCATGGGGAGTGTGGACGATCTGCTTTCAAATATCGGCTACTCAAGAATTACTCCTAAGAAAGTGCTGCACCGCTTGTATGCTGTTATCAACGAGATTGAAGGCATTGAGGAAGAGCCGAAGCAGCATCATCATGAGGATGAAGAGGATAAGAATAAGGGCGCTGCAAACTCTATTGACATTGAAGGTGTTGATAATGTTTTGGTCAGATTTGCAGGTTGTTGTACCCCTCTCCCCGGTGAACCTATTATCGGGTATATCAGTCGTGGGCGCGGGGTTGTAATCCATGCTTCTACCTGTCCAAATATTAAGAGTCTTGAAGAAGAAAGGCTGCTCAGTGTTTCATGGTCTGGAGGACAGGAAGAAGAATCGCATCCGACTCAAATTAGAATCAGATGTAAGAATCATAAAGGAATGCTCGCTGAAATAAGTACTGTGCTTACCGATATGGACGTGAATATTGATTCCGGCACATTTAAATCAGATGTAGATGGAAGCTCCGTCCTTGAGTTTACTGTGGAAGTTCGGGATCTTGGTCATCTTCATCGCTCACTTAATAAAGTTAAAGTAATTGACGGGGTCTTTGAAGCAATAAGAGTCAGTTAG